In Zingiber officinale cultivar Zhangliang chromosome 1A, Zo_v1.1, whole genome shotgun sequence, a genomic segment contains:
- the LOC122038565 gene encoding probable transcription factor GLK1 gives MLAVEQLRGSNGEEGALGSFSIGGDETFGDEAFLDDVSFGDLFMGIDVDGDVLPDLELDPADIFAEFSVGSAEAEDSATSATAWPVDSAAEGLAVEVETEAGEGAVSAVGKEEAAAALALTEESNKSRKPSPAAKSSQSQGKRKAKVDWTPELHRRFVQAVEQLGIDKAVPSRILELMGIDCLTRHNIASHLQKYRSHRKHLLAREAEAASWSQRRQIYSGGGAGSTVKRPDINPWLAPTIGFPPRHHPPPPPPTQLQPFRPLHVWGHPTVGEGAPMPAPHVWLRHLAPRSPTPTQPWAAAQPPVDPSYWHHHYPRGIVAQAMTQGTPCFPQPLPAARFAGAAVPGIVPHHPIYSAIPPPPPLPVLSKLSNSELQLDAHPSVESIDAAIGDVLAKPWLPLPLGLKPPAVDSVLVELQKHGVSKVPPRA, from the exons ATGCTCGCGGTGGAACAGCTGCGAGGGTCCAATGGCGAGGAAGGGGCTCTGGGGAGCTTCTCCATCGGCGGGGACGAGACGTTCGGGGACGAGGCGTTCCTTGACGACGTCAGCTTCGGGGACCTCTTCATGGGGATCGACGTCGACGGCGACGTGCTGCCGGACCTCGAGCTGGATCCGGCTGATATTTTCGCGGAGTTCTCGGTGGGGAGCGCGGAGGCTGAGGATTCGGCGACGAGCGCGACGGCCTGGCCAGTCGACTCGGCGGCGGAAGGCCTAGCGGTGGAGGTGGAGACGGAGGCCGGGGAGGGGGCGGTGAGCGCTGTAGGAAAGGAGGAAGCGGCCGCCGCGCTGGCACTGACAGAAGAGAGCAACAAGAGCCGTAAGCCATCGCCGGCGGCGAAGAGTTCGCAGTCGCAGGGGAAGCGCAAAGCGAAG GTGGACTGGACGCCGGAGCTTCACCGGAGGTTCGTTCAGGCTGTGGAGCAGCTGGGGATCGACAAGGCCGTGCCCTCGAGAATTTTAGAACTCATGGGGATCGACTGCCTCACTCGCCACAACATCGCGAGCCACCTTCAA AAGTACCGATCGCACCGAAAGCATTTGCTGGCCCGAGAGGCGGAGGCAGCGAGCTGGAGCCAGCGGCGGCAGATCTACTCAGGCGGCGGCGCCGGCTCCACGGTTAAGAGGCCAGACATCAACCCGTGGCTGGCTCCGACGATCGGATTCCCTCCTCGGCATCATCCCCCGCCCCCGCCGCCGACGCAACTCCAGCCCTTTCGCCCGCTCCATGTCTGGGGCCACCCCACGGTCGGTGAAGGCGCGCCGATGCCCGCTCCCCACGTCTGGCTCCGTCACCTCGCCCCGCGGTCTCCGACGCCGACGCAACCCTGGGCGGCTGCTCAGCCGCCTGTGGATCCCTCCTACTGGCACCACCACTACCCAAGA GGAATAGTTGCACAAGCCATGACTCAGGGAACGCCTTGCTTTCCTCAACCATTGCCGGCGGCG AGATTCGCTGGGGCCGCGGTGCCAGGAATAGTTCCTCATCATCCTATCTACAGCGCTATTCCTCCTCCCCCACCTCTTCCTGTTCTGAGCAAGCTTTCCAACTCAGAACTACAGCTTGATGCGCACCCT TCGGTCGAAAGCATAGATGCGGCTATTGGAGATGTGTTAGCAAAGCCATGGCTGCCGTTGCCGCTTGGGTTGAAGCCCCCTGCAGTGGACAGTGTGCTAGTAGAGCTGCAGAAGCACGGAGTCTCGAAAGTCCCACCTCGTGCCTGA
- the LOC122038568 gene encoding cellulose synthase-like protein D5, which yields MPSSPTKKTPVKFARRTSSGHVVSLSRDEDVDVAGEFISSGGPNDYANYTVHMPPTPDNQPYNAAAAGVSGGPSCKPDDLPAPPYRKRATRLSKDEGDFVGGGGGGDASGKLDRRVSVMKSPNNKSMLLRSQTSDFDHNRWLFETKGTYGIGNAFWSKDEVEYDEEGEPMRMTDFLEKPWKPLTRKVQVSPGILSPYRLLVVVRLVFLILFLSWRVRNPNPDAMWLWGLSIVCEIWFAFSWLLDQLPKLNPINRVADLAALREKFDMPSPTNPLGRSDLPGLDVFISTADPEKEPPLVTGNTILSILATEYPVEKLSVYVSDDGGALLTFEAMSEAASFAQVWVPFCRKHNIEPRNPDSYFGIKRDPTKNKKLPDFVKDRRWIKREYDEFKVRINGLPDAIRRRSEVLNARERKLARQRSGGEEGSTAAAVDSKSPPAATWMADSTHWPGTWAAPSPDHSKGDHAGILQVMINTPHHEPVYGFPGEHPYLDFTGIDTRLPMFGYVSREKRPGYDHNKKAGAMNAMVRASAILSNGPFILNFDCDHYIYNSFAIREGMCYMMDRGGDRVCYVQFPQRFEGIDPSDRYANHNTVFFDGNMRALDGLQGPMYVGTGCLFRRYALYGFNPPRANEYTGLYGQNKRPAPPPPEPPNSGSLGEEAQSMATHPDLITPIKFGNSKMFIDSIAVAEFQGRPLADHPGIKNGRPPGALLEPRPTLDAATLAEAVSVISCWLVRLSMQFHRLLSTESFIEQLACRYEDKSEWGERIGWIYGSVTEDVVTGYRMHNRGWRSIYCITKRDAFRGTAPINLTDRLHQVLRWATGSVEIFFSRNNAFLASSRLKFLQRISYLNVGIYPFTSIFLLTYCFLPALSLFSGTFIVQTLNMTFLIYLFLITTTLILLSLLEVKWSGIALEEWWRNEQFWAIGGTSAHLAAVLQGLLKVIAGIEISFTLTSKSANEDEDDIYADLYLVKWTSLFIPPLTIIVVNLVAMVIGVSRTVYSEIPQWSKLLGGLFFSFWVLAHMYPFAKGLMGRRGRTPTIIWVWAGIVSITVSLLWISINPPDGSPTGEIDV from the exons ATGCCATCATCGCCGACCAAGAAGACGCCCGTCAAATTCGCGCGCCGCACGTCGAGCGGCCACGTCGTCAGCCTGTCACGCGACGAGGACGTTGATGTCGCCGGCGAGTTCATCTCCTCCGGTGGCCCCAATGACTACGCCAACTACACCGTCCACATGCCTCCCACACCAGACAATCAGCCTTATAACGCCGCCGCCGCAGGAGTCAGCGGCGGCCCTTCCTGTAAGCCCGACGACCTCCCAGCTCCGCCATACCGGAAGCGAGCGACCCGACTGAGCAAGGACGAGGGGGACTTCGTCGGAGGCGGCGGAGGAGGTGATGCGTCCGGGAAGTTGGACCGCCGGGTTTCGGTCATGAAGTCGCCGAACAATAAGTCGATGTTGCTAAGGAGTCAGACGTCGGATTTCGACCACAATCGGTGGCTGTTCGAGACCAAGGGCACTTACGGGATCGGAAACGCCTTCTGGTCCAAAGACGAGGTAGAGTACGACGAGGAGGGCGAGCCGATGAGGATGACGGACTTCTTGGAGAAGCCATGGAAGCCGCTCACCAGGAAGGTGCAAGTCTCGCCGGGCATTCTCAGTCCCTACAG GCTTCTAGTGGTGGTACGATTGGTGTTCTTGATTCTTTTCCTCTCGTGGCGGGTTCGAAACCCAAACCCGGACGCGATGTGGCTGTGGGGTTTgtccattgtgtgtgagatctgGTTCGCCTTCTCATGGTTGCTGGACCAATTGCCGAAGCTCAATCCCATCAACCGTGTGGCCGACCTCGCCGCCCTCCGCGAGAAGTTTGACATGCCGTCGCCGACGAACCCCCTCGGCCGATCCGACCTTCCTGGCCTCGACGTCTTCATATCCACCGCCGACCCGGAAAAGGAGCCACCGCTGGTCACTGGAAACACGATCCTTTCAATTCTCGCCACCGAGTACCCTGTCGAGAAGCTCTCTGTTTACGTTTCCGATGACGGCGGGGCGCTGCTCACCTTCGAGGCCATGTCGGAGGCTGCATCCTTCGCCCAAGTTTGGGTCCCCTTCTGCCGCAAGCACAACATCGAGCCGCGCAACCCGGATAGCTACTTCGGCATCAAGCGCGACCCGACCAAGAACAAGAAGCTGCCGGACTTCGTCAAGGATCGCCGTTGGATCAAGCGGGAGTACGATGAGTTCAAGGTCCGCATCAATGGCCTTCCCGACGCCATCCGGCGCCGCTCCGAGGTCCTAAATGCCCgcgagcggaagcttgctcgccAGCGCAGCGGTGGCGAGGAGGGTTCTACGGCCGCTGCAGTCGATTCCAAGTCTCCTCCCGCGGCCACTTGGATGGCCGACTCTACGCACTGGCCGGGCACTTGGGCGGCTCCTTCGCCAGATCATTCCAAGGGCGACCATGCTGGCATCCTCCAGGTGATGATCAACACTCCCCATCACGAGCCCGTCTACGGTTTCCCCGGCGAGCACCCGTACCTCGACTTCACGGGCATCGACACCCGCCTACCGATGTTTGGGTACGTCTCCCGCGAGAAGCGCCCAGGATACGACCATAACAAGAAGGCCGGCGCCATGAATGCCATGGTGCGCGCCTCAGCCATCCTCTCCAACGGCCCCTTCATCCTCAACTTCGACTGCGACCATTACATCTACAACTCGTTTGCCATCAGGGAGGGCATGTGCTACATGATGGACCGTGGCGGCGACCGCGTCTGCTACGTCCAGTTCCCGCAGCGCTTCGAGGGCATCGACCCCTCCGATCGCTACGCCAACCACAACACCGTCTTCTTCGACGGCAACATGCGCGCCCTAGACGGTCTCCAAGGCCCCATGTACGTCGGCACCGGCTGCCTTTTCCGCCGCTACGCGCTCTACGGATTCAACCCCCCGCGCGCCAATGAGTACACGGGACTCTACGGCCAGAACAAGCGTCCAGCGCCGCCGCCGCCTGAACCGCCCAATTCGGGGAGCTTGGGCGAGGAGGCACAGTCGATGGCCACGCACCCGGACCTCATCACGCCGATTAAATTTGGCAACTCCAAAATGTTCATCGATTCCATTGCAGTGGCTGAGTTTCAAGGCCGCCCCTTGGCCGACCACCCAGGTATCAAGAACGGTCGCCCGCCCGGTGCCTTGCTGGAGCCACGCCCAACCCTCGACGCGGCCACCCTCGCGGAGGCTGTTTCCGTCATCTCCTGCTGGTTGGTGCGCCTATCGATGCAATTTCATCGTCTACTTTCTACCGAAAGTTTCATCGAACAACTTGCGTGCAGGTACGAGGATAAATCAGAGTGGGGGGAGAGGATTGGGTGGATCTACGGATCCGTGACAGAGGACGTGGTGACGGGCTACAGGATGCATAATCGCGGTTGGCGGTCGATCTACTGCATCACCAAGCGCGACGCCTTCCGGGGAACAGCGCCGATCAACCTCACCGACCGGCTACACCAAGTTCTGCGATGGGCGACTGGCTCCGTGGAGATCTTCTTCTCGCGCAACAACGCCTTCCTCGCCTCGTCGCGCCTCAAATTTCTGCAGCGCATCTCCTACCTCAACGTCGGCATCTACCCCTTCACCTCCATCTTCCTCCTCACCTACTGCTTCCTCCCGGCGCTCTCCCTCTTCAGTGGCACCTTCATCGTGCAGACCCTAAACATGACCTTCCTCATCTACCTCTTCCTCATCACCACCACGCTCATCCTGCTATCCTTGCTGGAGGTGAAGTGGTCCGGGATCGCATTAGAAGAGTGGTGGAGGAACGAGCAATTCTGGGCCATCGGCGGCACGAGCGCGCATCTAGCGGCGGTGTTGCAGGGACTGCTCAAGGTGATCGCCGGCATCGAGATCTCCTTCACGCTAACCTCCAAGTCGGCGAACGAGGACGAAGACGACATCTATGCCGACCTGTACTTGGTCAAGTGGACAAGCCTCTTCATCCCGCCGCTCACCATCATCGTGGTGAACCTGGTGGCCATGGTGATCGGCGTGTCGAGGACGGTGTACAGCGAGATCCCGCAGTGGAGCAAACTGCTTGGTGGGCTCTTCTTCAGCTTCTGGGTGTTGGCCCATATGTATCCCTTCGCCAAGGGCCTTATGGGCCGAAGAGGGAGGACCCCCACCATCATCTGGGTTTGGGCCGGAATCGTCTCCATCACGGTGTCGCTCTTGTGGATCTCGATCAACCCGCCAGATGGCAGCCCGACCGGTGAGATCGACGTGTGA
- the LOC122038567 gene encoding VAN3-binding protein-like codes for MEKPSHHPLRHHRASTTRLEDIEEERPASSLPLALRPPETPTEAMEFLARSWSLSALEVSKALTLFESKKPPSDSSAARRDVNPVAEITVASAGEVPGISPPISPRDNIELKLHRGSPRGKTMGAWLKDQREKRRAEARTRKAQAYAATSVAGVAAAVAAVVATAVFSQEGSKANGDSQITAAIASAAALVASHCVEMAQTMGATQAQIMTVIHSAVGAQSSGDVMALTAGAATALRGAATLRARLCTEIQSAAAATGEKELDKCLLPLTFVARGGQLVKRTRKGILHWKQVSVYTNSKWEVVVKTKSTHMAGTFIKKKKSIVIDVCSNIPAWPGREVEDGSNQRAYFGIRTPDRLIEFECRKCDKKIWTEGIRQMLECHASMNIVKPM; via the exons ATGGAGAAGCCTTCGCATCATCCTCTTCGCCATCACCGCGCGTCGACGACGCGGCTGGAGGACATCGAGGAAGAGCGCCCGGCGAGCAGCCTCCCCCTGGCGCTgcggccgccggagacgcccACGGAGGCGATGGAGTTCCTCGCGCGCTCCTGGAGTCTCTCTGCTCTTGAGGTCTCCAAAGCGCTGACTCTGTTCGAGTCCAAGAAACCACCTTCGGATTCGTCCGCCGCCAGGAGAGACGTG AATCCAGTGGCAGAGATCACAGTTGCTAGTGCCGGTGAGGTGCCCGGGATTAGTCCCCCCATTTCGCCAAGAGACAACATCGAACTCAAG TTGCACAGAGGCTCGCCGAGAGGGAAGACGATGGGCGCATGGCTCAAGGACCAGAGGGAGAAGCGAAGGGCCGAGGCTCGAACCCGCAAAGCCCAAGCCTACGCCGCCACCTCCGTCGCCGGAGTCGCGGCTGCCGTCGCAGCTGTCGTCGCCACCGCCGTCTTCTCTCAGGAAGGATCCAAAGCCAACGGTGACAGCCAGATCACCGCTGCCATTGCCTCGGCCGCGGCGCTGGTGGCGTCGCACTGCGTGGAGATGGCGCAGACGATGGGCGCGACTCAGGCGCAGATCATGACGGTCATCCACTCGGCGGTTGGGGCGCAGAGCAGCGGAGACGTGATGGCACTCACAGCCGGAGCTGCGACCG CCTTACGAGGAGCAGCAACGTTGAGGGCGAGGCTTTGTACAGAGATTCAAAGTGCAGCAGCAGCAACAGGGGAGAAGGAATTAGACAAGTGCCTCCTTCCCTTGACTTTTGTTGCTAGAGGAGGGCAGCTTGTTAAACGCACTAGAAAAG GAATTCTTCACTGGAAGCAAGTTTCAGTATATACAAACTCCAAATGGGAG GTGGTGGTGAAAACAAAGAGTACACACATGGCTGGGACCttcatcaagaagaagaaga GTATTGTGATTGATGTTTGCTCCAACATACCTGCATGGCCTGGAAGAGAAGTGGAAGATGGAAGCAATCAGAGGGCCTATTTTGGGATCAGAACTCCAGATAGGTTAATCGAATTCGAATGCAGAAAATGTGACAAAAAGATCTGGACTGAAGGTATCAGACAGATGCTCGAGTGCCATGCCAGCATGAACATAGTGAAACCAatgtaa